In Marivirga salinae, a single window of DNA contains:
- a CDS encoding ATP-binding protein, whose amino-acid sequence MIVTMDLFGQNLNSTNESTLKRLLQESDKNWHNDIPKAQKAARKAFHMLKNETNPKLKAETYRQYGISFYSDLKYDSAIYYYEKATKIAIENDLEIYKYLSTTTSAMEKTGRFMDAITMIDKRIDRVETSTIELFNLLMFKLSASISIGLTEKSDSIIQVAESLVQNIDSENSLRTLNKLKGRYYHLTAQYDKSDSIFYQLLEYYQNSNNQMDIAELNLLLAETAMEISQYNKSSDLLIKSQAIYDSLGYEFGQANIHLFKGILLSWMGNYNDASDYIFKSLEVFEKSKNRNAIMIAYYELGWIFHSMKMEERAKKYLNLSLNIARNINNIKYMGNVHNAYGSLYTDLEKYDSAILHFDSAILYSNKTLSLASMSAAKFNKAVVLEKLGENKEALNLYRFSYKVDEKLENTIGLIEGEWVLGEYFMKMNQYDSAQYYFNLGEKHAIDLDEKYFLLKIYEAQANLYTIKNMHKTASEYLLKALKTQQILSEENKTLELATLETTYDLKNKEKELALLNLQKKNNEQIIALNQKTIDSQRNTLIVLAIGIILLIILSYIIFRYLKVKTKTNLQLRELNNQIQEKQEEILAQSEELKEANDQVHELNQFLEKRVKERTLALEDALSELDHFFYRASHDFRGPLTTLMGLVGISKGYNLSEDASKLFNQVDLTVKKLDGMVKKLQAVSFLGDFENLKSPQTLEMEKEINQIADEVIKTKSIDGVKYNYDLRINSSVKSVLFYPVILQICLSNLIENSLVFNKSDKIEITIDAKVKDDHLILSVKDNGIGISEDIQEEVFHMFKRTSQTSTGNGLGLYLVKKATNKLNGEIQLKSDTRNGSTFTLIFPLTGIEPNSKRVSKKIHISEY is encoded by the coding sequence TTGATAGTAACAATGGATTTGTTTGGTCAAAACTTAAACTCGACTAATGAATCAACCTTAAAGCGACTTTTACAAGAATCAGATAAAAACTGGCATAATGACATTCCAAAAGCACAAAAAGCTGCACGAAAAGCATTTCACATGCTTAAGAATGAAACAAATCCAAAACTAAAGGCCGAAACCTATAGACAATACGGAATATCATTTTATAGCGACTTAAAATATGATAGTGCAATATATTATTATGAAAAAGCAACAAAAATTGCCATCGAAAATGATTTAGAAATCTACAAATATCTATCTACCACAACATCTGCGATGGAAAAGACTGGCAGGTTTATGGATGCTATTACCATGATAGACAAAAGAATTGATCGAGTAGAAACAAGTACAATTGAATTATTCAATTTATTGATGTTTAAGCTTTCTGCTTCTATCTCCATAGGTTTAACAGAAAAATCCGATTCTATTATTCAAGTTGCTGAAAGCCTTGTTCAGAATATTGATTCAGAAAATAGCTTGAGAACACTTAATAAGCTCAAAGGCCGATATTATCATTTAACAGCTCAATATGATAAATCGGATTCCATTTTTTATCAACTATTAGAGTATTATCAAAACTCAAATAATCAGATGGACATAGCTGAACTAAATTTGCTATTGGCAGAAACTGCAATGGAAATAAGCCAATACAATAAAAGTTCTGATTTATTAATTAAATCTCAAGCTATTTATGATAGTCTCGGATACGAATTCGGTCAGGCTAATATCCATTTATTTAAAGGGATTCTTCTATCATGGATGGGGAACTATAATGATGCCAGTGACTATATATTTAAATCATTGGAGGTTTTTGAAAAAAGTAAAAACAGAAATGCAATTATGATAGCCTATTATGAATTAGGCTGGATTTTTCATTCAATGAAAATGGAAGAAAGAGCTAAAAAATATTTAAATCTATCATTGAATATTGCCCGTAACATTAACAATATTAAATATATGGGCAACGTACATAATGCATATGGATCCTTGTATACTGATTTAGAAAAATATGATTCCGCGATCTTACATTTTGATTCTGCTATACTTTATTCTAATAAAACATTAAGCTTAGCATCAATGAGTGCTGCAAAATTTAATAAAGCTGTAGTGCTAGAAAAATTAGGTGAAAATAAGGAAGCACTTAATCTCTATAGATTTAGCTACAAAGTAGATGAGAAACTAGAAAATACGATCGGTTTGATAGAAGGTGAATGGGTATTGGGAGAATATTTTATGAAAATGAATCAATATGATTCTGCGCAATATTATTTCAATTTAGGTGAGAAACATGCGATTGATTTAGATGAAAAGTACTTTTTATTGAAAATTTATGAAGCACAGGCAAATTTATATACCATAAAAAATATGCATAAAACTGCATCAGAGTACCTTCTAAAAGCCTTAAAAACTCAGCAAATACTATCTGAAGAAAACAAAACATTGGAATTAGCCACCTTAGAAACAACTTATGACCTGAAGAATAAGGAGAAAGAATTAGCCTTATTAAACCTCCAAAAAAAGAACAACGAGCAAATAATAGCTTTAAATCAAAAAACCATTGATTCTCAAAGAAATACACTTATTGTATTAGCAATAGGAATCATTCTGCTAATAATTTTAAGCTATATAATTTTCAGATATCTTAAAGTAAAAACCAAGACCAACCTTCAATTAAGGGAATTAAATAATCAAATTCAGGAAAAGCAAGAGGAGATACTGGCACAGTCAGAGGAACTGAAAGAGGCCAATGATCAAGTTCATGAACTAAATCAATTTCTTGAAAAAAGAGTTAAAGAGAGAACTCTAGCCTTGGAAGACGCTCTTTCAGAATTAGATCATTTTTTCTACAGAGCATCACATGATTTCAGAGGACCTCTTACTACATTAATGGGGCTAGTGGGCATATCTAAAGGCTATAATCTGTCAGAAGATGCTTCTAAACTTTTTAATCAAGTAGATCTTACTGTAAAAAAGTTAGATGGAATGGTTAAGAAACTTCAGGCAGTTAGTTTCCTAGGAGATTTTGAGAATTTAAAATCTCCTCAAACACTCGAAATGGAAAAAGAAATAAATCAAATTGCAGATGAAGTAATTAAAACTAAATCAATTGATGGTGTTAAGTACAATTACGATCTTAGAATTAATAGCTCAGTAAAATCTGTTTTATTCTACCCTGTAATTCTCCAAATATGTTTAAGTAATCTAATTGAAAACAGCTTAGTTTTTAATAAATCTGACAAAATAGAAATCACAATTGATGCAAAAGTAAAGGATGACCATCTCATTTTAAGTGTAAAAGATAATGGAATTGGAATATCCGAGGACATACAAGAAGAGGTTTTTCATATGTTTAAAAGGACTTCTCAAACTTCTACGGGAAATGGTTTGGGTTTGTACCTCGTAAAAAAAGCTACAAATAAACTTAATGGGGAAATTCAACTTAAAAGTGATACACGAAATGGTAGTACTTTCACACTTATATTTCCTTTAACAGGAATAGAGCCAAATTCAAAAAGAGTAAGTAAAAAAATTCATATTTCTGAATATTAA
- a CDS encoding NUDIX hydrolase, whose amino-acid sequence MSKNPWKLLKTNIQYDNPWIKVEEDAVINPSGGQGIYGRVHFKNVAVGVIPIDEEGNTWLVGQYRYPLDEYSWEIPEGGCPIGEKELDAAKRELKEETGLFAEHWEEFLRIHTSNSVSDERGVVFLAKDLKQGDTQFEATEDLKIKKLPLEEAFQMVLDGKITDSISMAALLKLKVHLSKNNFR is encoded by the coding sequence ATGTCAAAAAACCCTTGGAAACTTTTAAAGACAAATATTCAATATGATAATCCCTGGATAAAGGTTGAGGAAGATGCAGTTATCAATCCCAGTGGAGGCCAAGGGATATATGGAAGGGTACATTTTAAAAATGTTGCTGTTGGTGTTATTCCGATTGATGAAGAGGGGAATACCTGGCTAGTAGGTCAGTATCGCTATCCATTGGACGAATACAGCTGGGAAATACCTGAAGGTGGTTGTCCAATAGGAGAGAAGGAATTAGATGCTGCTAAAAGAGAATTAAAAGAAGAAACTGGTCTATTTGCCGAGCATTGGGAAGAATTTTTAAGAATTCATACTAGTAATTCCGTATCTGATGAAAGAGGGGTGGTTTTTTTAGCAAAAGATTTGAAACAAGGTGATACTCAGTTTGAAGCAACAGAAGACCTTAAAATTAAAAAGCTTCCTTTAGAGGAAGCCTTTCAAATGGTATTAGATGGAAAAATAACCGATAGCATTAGCATGGCTGCACTTTTGAAATTAAAAGTACATTTATCTAAAAATAATTTTAGGTAA
- the hisC gene encoding histidinol-phosphate transaminase codes for MSNTVNWKDLVLPHILSLQAYSSARDEFSGDAKVFLDANENPFDEEQHNWNRYPDPLQKDIKNQLSEIKGIASSNIFLGNGSDEAIDLLFRIFCKGGESNVITCPPTYGMYKVSAAIHNVENIEVSLTNDFQLDVNAILNAANEESKMLFICSPNNPTGNSLRKDDIQNLLEKFKGIVVIDEAYIDFSAQKSWTHQLENYQNLVVLQTLSKAWGLASARLGMAFANQELIKILNKVKPPYNISGPSQKLVSDSLKNKKGFEEQIKSILAEKDKLNQKLQDIPGVKKVYLTDANFILIKINEAKSIYQKLIEKGIVVRDRSNVKLCDDCLRITIGTAEENEILITALSDI; via the coding sequence ATGAGCAATACTGTAAATTGGAAAGATTTAGTTCTTCCTCATATATTAAGTTTGCAAGCCTATTCATCAGCTCGCGATGAATTCTCAGGTGATGCCAAGGTATTTTTAGATGCAAATGAAAATCCATTTGATGAAGAGCAACACAACTGGAATCGTTATCCAGACCCATTGCAAAAGGACATTAAAAATCAATTGTCTGAAATAAAAGGGATAGCATCCTCAAATATTTTCTTAGGAAATGGAAGTGATGAGGCTATAGATTTATTATTCAGGATTTTCTGCAAAGGAGGTGAATCGAATGTCATTACCTGTCCTCCTACTTATGGAATGTACAAAGTATCAGCAGCTATTCATAATGTAGAAAATATTGAAGTTTCACTAACGAATGATTTTCAATTAGATGTAAATGCTATTTTAAATGCAGCCAATGAAGAAAGCAAAATGCTATTCATTTGCTCCCCCAATAATCCTACAGGAAATAGTTTAAGAAAAGATGACATTCAGAACTTGCTTGAAAAATTTAAAGGAATAGTCGTAATAGATGAAGCTTATATAGATTTTTCAGCGCAAAAATCATGGACTCATCAATTGGAAAATTATCAGAATTTAGTGGTTTTACAAACCTTAAGCAAAGCTTGGGGATTAGCTTCCGCTAGATTGGGAATGGCCTTTGCAAATCAAGAATTAATTAAAATTTTGAATAAAGTAAAACCTCCTTACAACATAAGCGGGCCTAGTCAGAAATTGGTGTCAGATTCACTCAAAAATAAAAAAGGATTTGAAGAGCAGATTAAATCAATTCTAGCTGAAAAAGATAAGCTTAATCAAAAACTTCAAGATATCCCTGGAGTAAAAAAGGTATATCTAACAGATGCCAATTTTATATTGATTAAAATAAATGAAGCTAAATCTATCTATCAAAAATTGATTGAAAAGGGCATTGTGGTACGTGATAGATCCAATGTTAAGCTTTGTGATGACTGTTTAAGAATAACAATCGGGACTGCAGAAGAAAATGAAATTCTGATTACAGCTCTTTCAGATATATAA
- the hisD gene encoding histidinol dehydrogenase, which translates to MKDYTYPKRENWEKLLKRPTESLSDIRKVVQPIMDEVQSKGDSALKAYTKKFDGIELGKLLVTQTEIKTASSQVSTKLKEAIKVAHDNISKFHKAQKIAPLKIETMPGVLCERKSVAIPKVGLYIPGGTAPLFSTVLMLAIPAKIAGCKEIVLCSPPDKEGNIHPAILYAAEVAGITQIFKVGGAQAIAGLAYGTESIPKVDKIFGPGNQYVTAAKQLASLEAVAIDMPAGPSEVLVYADEEADPAFISADLLSQAEHGVDSQVIFITTSTNMLSALQKEIYHQLSELPRWEIADRCLQNSAVIILKDEKECIDLINQYAPEHLILLAKNARKISEQIENAGSVFLGYYTPESAGDYASGTNHTLPTNGAARAYSGVSLDSFVKNITYQEITPEGLQNLGPHVEVMAEAESLIAHKNAVTVRLDSLKNK; encoded by the coding sequence ATGAAGGATTATACATATCCCAAAAGAGAAAATTGGGAGAAATTATTAAAGAGACCTACTGAATCACTATCTGATATCAGAAAAGTGGTGCAACCCATCATGGATGAAGTGCAAAGTAAAGGTGACAGCGCTTTGAAAGCTTATACCAAGAAGTTTGATGGAATAGAGTTAGGTAAATTATTGGTGACTCAGACTGAAATTAAAACAGCTTCTTCACAGGTTTCAACAAAGTTAAAAGAAGCTATCAAAGTTGCCCATGATAACATCTCTAAATTTCACAAAGCTCAAAAAATTGCCCCACTTAAAATTGAGACCATGCCAGGGGTATTGTGTGAAAGAAAATCAGTAGCAATTCCAAAGGTGGGGCTTTATATTCCTGGAGGAACTGCTCCCCTTTTTAGTACGGTTTTAATGTTGGCAATTCCTGCAAAAATAGCAGGTTGTAAAGAGATCGTTTTATGTAGTCCTCCTGATAAAGAGGGAAATATTCATCCTGCCATTTTATATGCAGCAGAAGTAGCAGGAATCACCCAAATTTTCAAAGTTGGAGGTGCTCAAGCAATAGCTGGATTGGCATACGGAACTGAAAGCATACCAAAGGTTGATAAAATATTTGGCCCCGGAAATCAGTATGTTACTGCAGCAAAGCAACTAGCAAGCTTGGAAGCTGTGGCAATTGATATGCCGGCAGGTCCTTCCGAGGTTTTGGTTTATGCGGATGAGGAAGCTGATCCTGCTTTTATTTCGGCTGATTTACTTTCTCAGGCAGAACATGGAGTAGACAGCCAGGTTATTTTTATCACCACTTCTACCAATATGCTAAGTGCTTTGCAAAAAGAAATTTATCATCAATTGAGCGAATTGCCTAGATGGGAAATAGCTGATAGATGTTTGCAAAACAGTGCAGTAATAATTCTCAAAGATGAAAAAGAATGTATTGATTTAATCAATCAATATGCTCCTGAACATTTAATTCTATTGGCTAAAAATGCACGAAAAATTTCTGAACAAATAGAAAATGCAGGTTCAGTATTTTTAGGTTATTACACTCCTGAGTCTGCTGGTGATTATGCTTCGGGCACCAATCATACCTTACCTACAAATGGAGCTGCAAGAGCTTATAGTGGAGTTTCTTTGGACAGCTTTGTGAAAAATATCACCTACCAAGAAATTACACCTGAAGGATTGCAAAATTTAGGTCCACATGTGGAAGTCATGGCTGAGGCAGAATCTTTAATTGCACATAAAAATGCGGTGACCGTTCGATTGGATAGTTTAAAAAACAAATGA
- the hisG gene encoding ATP phosphoribosyltransferase encodes MNTLKIAIQKSGRLSEDSLKLIKECGIKFSNGKGKLKAVADNFPLEFLFLRDDDIPGYVEDGVADLGIVGENVLVEYEKDVKLVKKLGFSKCRLSIGVDRNWDYKNIKELDGKSIATSYPKILGNYLKENNINAEIHEISGSVEIAPSIGLADAVCDIVSSGSTLLSNGLKEADVIMRSEAVLVSGNNLSAEQERILNQLLFRMEAVQAGKNNKYILLNAPNESIDEIISLLPGMKSPTVLPLAMEGWSSLHSVVKEDEFWEVIEKLKEAGAQGILVAPIEKMIV; translated from the coding sequence ATGAATACATTAAAAATTGCTATACAAAAGTCAGGTCGATTAAGCGAAGACTCATTAAAATTAATTAAAGAATGCGGTATAAAATTCAGCAATGGTAAAGGTAAATTAAAAGCCGTTGCAGATAATTTCCCCCTTGAATTTCTCTTTTTAAGAGATGATGACATACCTGGATATGTGGAAGATGGAGTAGCAGATTTAGGAATAGTAGGCGAAAACGTTTTGGTAGAATACGAAAAGGACGTGAAGCTTGTAAAGAAATTAGGCTTCTCGAAATGTAGACTTTCTATTGGAGTTGACAGAAACTGGGATTACAAAAATATCAAAGAACTTGATGGAAAAAGCATTGCAACCTCCTACCCTAAAATTTTAGGCAACTACCTTAAAGAAAATAACATTAATGCCGAAATACACGAAATTAGTGGATCAGTGGAAATTGCTCCCAGTATTGGCTTAGCTGATGCAGTTTGTGATATTGTAAGTTCAGGAAGCACCTTATTGAGCAATGGCTTGAAGGAAGCTGATGTCATTATGCGCTCTGAAGCAGTATTGGTTTCAGGCAATAATTTATCTGCAGAACAAGAGAGAATTTTGAACCAGCTGTTATTCAGAATGGAAGCAGTCCAGGCTGGAAAGAACAATAAATACATTTTATTAAATGCTCCTAACGAGTCCATAGATGAAATCATTAGTCTATTACCAGGTATGAAAAGTCCTACTGTTCTACCCTTAGCAATGGAAGGCTGGAGTTCCTTACACTCTGTGGTGAAAGAAGATGAATTTTGGGAGGTAATAGAAAAACTTAAAGAAGCTGGGGCACAAGGCATTTTAGTGGCTCCAATTGAAAAAATGATTGTTTAG
- a CDS encoding Mpo1 family 2-hydroxy fatty acid dioxygenase translates to MRKVDVLLEEYGASHKNATNKLVHWICVPLIFWSIVALLYSIPNDMLTYAFGVGYFNNWAVVVLGIVLIYYISLSIPLSIGMVAFAILCIAVARWADQLNFLPLWGIALIVFFSAWAGQFWGHKIEGKKPSFLKDLQFLLIGPAWLMHFIYKKMGVKY, encoded by the coding sequence ATGAGAAAAGTTGATGTATTATTAGAAGAATATGGAGCAAGTCATAAAAATGCCACCAACAAATTGGTGCACTGGATTTGCGTGCCTTTGATTTTTTGGAGTATCGTAGCTCTATTATATTCTATTCCCAATGATATGCTGACCTATGCTTTCGGAGTAGGTTATTTTAATAATTGGGCTGTAGTGGTATTAGGGATTGTTTTAATTTATTACATCAGTTTATCAATCCCGCTGTCTATTGGAATGGTAGCTTTTGCCATTTTGTGTATTGCAGTGGCGCGTTGGGCAGATCAATTGAATTTTTTACCATTATGGGGGATTGCTTTAATTGTTTTTTTCTCTGCTTGGGCAGGGCAATTCTGGGGACATAAAATAGAAGGTAAAAAGCCTTCATTCCTAAAAGATTTGCAGTTTTTGTTAATAGGCCCTGCTTGGTTGATGCATTTTATTTATAAGAAAATGGGAGTGAAATATTGA
- a CDS encoding IMPACT family protein produces the protein MKDYFYTISKGGEGFYKEKGSKFIGLAFRVRNEEEVKERLEEVKKQYHDGRHHCYAYILSEDKLRANDDGEPNHSAGDPILGQIKSKNLTEVLIVVVRYFGGTKLGVPGLINAYKTAAFEALEASNLIEVTIEEIYEIEYGYEITNEVMRLISDFEADIKNQEFTENCTATLGIKQSLKDKFEEEAGKIEGLIFKNHSDEQE, from the coding sequence ATGAAGGACTATTTCTATACAATTTCTAAAGGTGGTGAAGGTTTCTACAAAGAAAAAGGCAGTAAATTCATTGGACTGGCTTTTCGCGTACGAAATGAAGAGGAAGTAAAAGAAAGACTAGAGGAAGTAAAAAAGCAATATCATGATGGTCGCCACCATTGCTATGCTTACATTTTATCAGAAGATAAATTGAGAGCTAATGATGACGGAGAACCTAATCATTCTGCTGGAGATCCCATTTTAGGACAAATAAAATCTAAAAACTTAACAGAAGTTTTGATAGTGGTAGTTCGTTATTTTGGAGGTACAAAATTAGGAGTTCCTGGATTAATCAATGCTTATAAAACTGCTGCCTTTGAAGCACTAGAAGCTTCAAACCTAATAGAAGTGACCATTGAAGAAATTTATGAAATTGAATATGGTTATGAAATCACTAATGAAGTAATGCGCCTGATTTCAGATTTCGAAGCAGACATCAAAAATCAAGAGTTTACCGAAAACTGTACTGCTACTTTAGGAATAAAGCAATCACTTAAAGATAAATTTGAAGAAGAGGCAGGAAAGATTGAAGGTTTAATTTTTAAAAACCACTCAGATGAACAGGAATAA
- a CDS encoding GNAT family N-acetyltransferase gives MRQNYQISEQFPSREEEEALNFPLFARKEYWLLHMEVDVLVPITIKNHQNQIIAFWCFSRIKNRLITPINAPFFTPFSHDFDKDGVLILTVINYCKTKYNLSIQMTLKSDLEIHKFQNSIPTLNIKKVEIGSQLSIINDSFLQQIQKKRKRRKLQSLFSDNTFEIKEVNINEWEEVYEQNLSWRKEKGHQNFMSKKEMLKAKLQFPKSYHAFLLKKDQDLIGTAFFLRVDQNLIYVYSLITSPAIDSEEPSLLLWKAIYDFANEKNISTVDMGTSMLADGSINKSLARYKKFIGGSHYKKYTIEC, from the coding sequence ATGAGGCAAAACTATCAAATTTCCGAGCAATTCCCTTCTCGTGAGGAAGAAGAAGCCTTGAATTTTCCTCTTTTCGCTCGAAAGGAATATTGGCTGCTTCATATGGAGGTAGATGTTTTAGTTCCTATAACCATTAAGAACCACCAAAACCAAATTATTGCTTTTTGGTGCTTTTCCAGAATTAAAAATAGATTGATTACACCTATCAATGCCCCATTTTTTACGCCTTTTTCACACGATTTTGATAAAGATGGGGTTCTCATATTGACAGTGATTAACTATTGTAAAACCAAGTATAATCTTTCAATTCAAATGACTTTAAAGTCTGACTTGGAAATTCATAAGTTTCAGAATTCAATTCCGACATTAAATATCAAGAAAGTAGAGATAGGAAGCCAATTGAGCATAATTAATGATAGTTTTCTCCAACAGATTCAGAAAAAGCGAAAAAGAAGAAAATTACAGTCTCTGTTTTCTGATAATACTTTTGAAATAAAAGAAGTAAATATAAATGAATGGGAAGAAGTCTATGAACAAAATTTAAGCTGGAGGAAAGAAAAAGGGCATCAGAATTTCATGAGTAAGAAGGAAATGTTAAAAGCAAAATTGCAATTCCCTAAATCATATCATGCTTTTCTATTGAAAAAAGATCAAGATTTAATTGGAACTGCCTTCTTTTTGAGAGTTGATCAGAATTTGATTTATGTCTATTCTCTGATAACATCTCCTGCAATTGATTCTGAAGAACCTTCTCTTTTATTGTGGAAAGCAATTTATGATTTTGCAAATGAAAAAAATATTTCAACTGTTGATATGGGTACCTCTATGCTCGCAGATGGCAGCATTAATAAGAGTTTAGCACGATACAAAAAATTCATAGGTGGTTCGCACTATAAAAAATACACTATAGAATGTTGA
- a CDS encoding glycosyltransferase has translation MSAKVSVICLCFNHEKYVEEAMNSVLAQTYPTELIVVDDASSDNSVRKINDYVKQHSNINIQTLFFEKNVGNCKAFNSALELTNADYIIDLAADDILLPDRVEEGVKNMELNPKLAINFTNANYIDEEGEYMKSHYSINKKGNATVHVPHGNLFHHILARYFICSPTMMYRASFFKEIGGYDENLAYEDFDLMLRLSRKYPFSYTDRILVEKRVLNASMSTKQYKRGSNQLESTLKICKKAAEMIQDKIEKRALLKRIAYEAKQAFVYKRFLIFIAFIKLGVKIILQK, from the coding sequence ATGTCCGCTAAAGTTTCAGTTATTTGTTTGTGTTTCAATCATGAAAAATATGTGGAAGAAGCCATGAATTCAGTTTTAGCTCAAACATATCCAACTGAATTAATTGTGGTGGATGATGCTTCATCAGACAATAGTGTTCGGAAAATCAATGATTATGTGAAACAGCATTCTAATATCAATATTCAAACCCTTTTTTTTGAGAAAAATGTCGGGAATTGTAAGGCTTTCAACTCGGCTTTGGAATTAACAAATGCTGATTATATTATTGATTTAGCAGCTGATGATATTTTGTTGCCAGATAGGGTAGAGGAGGGCGTAAAAAATATGGAATTAAACCCAAAATTAGCGATCAATTTTACCAATGCAAACTATATTGATGAAGAGGGTGAATATATGAAATCTCATTATTCAATTAATAAAAAAGGTAATGCTACTGTGCATGTTCCTCATGGAAATTTGTTCCATCATATATTGGCGCGTTATTTTATTTGTTCTCCTACCATGATGTATCGAGCCTCTTTTTTTAAGGAAATTGGAGGTTATGATGAAAATTTGGCTTATGAGGATTTCGATTTGATGCTAAGGCTTTCAAGGAAGTATCCTTTTAGTTATACAGATCGAATTTTGGTTGAGAAAAGGGTGCTGAATGCTTCTATGTCTACGAAACAGTATAAAAGAGGGAGTAATCAACTAGAATCAACTTTGAAAATTTGTAAAAAAGCCGCTGAAATGATTCAGGATAAAATAGAGAAAAGAGCTTTACTAAAAAGGATAGCTTATGAAGCAAAACAGGCTTTTGTTTATAAAAGGTTCTTAATATTCATAGCTTTTATTAAATTAGGGGTTAAAATTATTTTGCAAAAATGA
- a CDS encoding low molecular weight protein-tyrosine-phosphatase produces MKRILFVCLGNICRSPLAEGLMADKIIKSAVEDQFKIDSCGTADYHIGELPDERTCENALKNGLELNHRARQFESADFNRFDHILIMDNANKMKVIGLASSEEHLEKVQLMRDFETEADLQGTDVPDPYYGGTEGFQNVFNILDRCTDNLLNYHLQAIEN; encoded by the coding sequence ATGAAAAGAATACTCTTCGTGTGTTTGGGGAATATCTGTCGCTCACCTTTGGCAGAAGGATTAATGGCTGATAAGATAATAAAATCAGCAGTTGAGGATCAGTTTAAGATAGATTCATGTGGGACTGCAGATTACCATATCGGTGAGTTGCCTGATGAAAGAACTTGCGAAAATGCATTGAAAAATGGTTTAGAATTAAATCACAGAGCAAGGCAATTTGAATCAGCCGATTTTAACAGGTTCGATCATATTTTGATAATGGATAATGCCAATAAAATGAAAGTAATAGGATTGGCTAGCTCTGAAGAACATTTAGAAAAGGTCCAGTTAATGAGAGATTTTGAAACTGAAGCTGATTTACAAGGTACCGATGTACCAGATCCCTATTACGGAGGAACTGAAGGCTTTCAAAATGTATTTAATATCTTAGATAGATGCACCGATAATCTGTTAAATTACCACCTACAAGCCATCGAAAACTAA